A genomic region of Christiangramia sp. OXR-203 contains the following coding sequences:
- a CDS encoding PhnA domain-containing protein: protein MISEDKLRERSDSTCELCGQTEHLNLYTVYEAPEDQEAEILICQNCESQIEDPEKVEPNHWRCLNDSMWSTIPAVQVISWRMLNRLKSEGWPQDLLDMMYMEDEFKNWAKAGIQTEESDIQLVHKDSNGVVLEAGDSVVLIKDLNVKGSSLTAKRGTAVRRISLVHDNAEQIEGKVEGQQIVLLTKFVKKI from the coding sequence ATGATTTCTGAAGATAAATTAAGAGAACGCAGTGATTCCACCTGTGAATTGTGCGGACAAACCGAACACCTGAATTTATATACAGTTTATGAAGCTCCAGAGGACCAGGAAGCAGAGATTTTGATCTGCCAGAACTGTGAGTCTCAAATAGAAGATCCTGAAAAAGTAGAACCAAATCACTGGCGTTGTCTTAACGACAGTATGTGGAGTACCATTCCTGCCGTACAGGTCATTTCGTGGAGAATGTTGAACAGACTTAAATCTGAAGGCTGGCCGCAGGACTTACTTGATATGATGTATATGGAAGATGAGTTCAAGAACTGGGCTAAAGCAGGTATACAGACTGAGGAATCTGATATTCAACTGGTTCATAAAGATAGCAATGGGGTGGTGCTGGAAGCAGGAGACAGCGTTGTTTTGATCAAAGATCTGAATGTAAAGGGCAGCAGTCTTACCGCAAAAAGAGGAACTGCAGTTCGAAGAATATCCTTGGTTCACGATAATGCTGAGCAAATTGAAGGTAAAGTGGAAGGCCAGCAGATCGTTTTACTAACCAAGTTCGTAAAGAAAATCTGA
- a CDS encoding VF530 family protein produces the protein MENKKNTQPNNPLHGVKLADILDDLHDHYGWDGLAERININCFKSNPTKKSSLKFLRKELWAREKVERLYLKTNFK, from the coding sequence ATGGAAAATAAAAAGAACACACAGCCAAATAATCCTTTACACGGTGTCAAACTTGCAGATATCTTAGATGACCTGCATGATCATTATGGATGGGACGGGCTTGCAGAAAGGATTAATATCAATTGCTTTAAATCCAATCCAACAAAAAAGTCTAGCTTAAAATTTCTTCGGAAGGAACTCTGGGCAAGAGAAAAAGTGGAGCGTTTGTATCTTAAGACAAACTTCAAATAG
- a CDS encoding dipeptidyl-peptidase 3 family protein, translating to MNKILSTCLLASALTFVSCNEDKKNADKDEQQEIAMNSDFEVNVDEFADIKVLRYQIPGWENLSLKEQKLVYYLTQAGLAGRDIMWDQNYRHNLEIREALENIYTNYEGDQSSEEWSSFETYLKRVWFSNGIHHHYSNAKIKPEFSKEYFDTLLKESNTELTGEAYEVIFNDKDAKKVNLNEADGLLEGSAINFYGPDVTAAEVDAFYAKKKSPNPDKPLSYGLNSKLVKENGKLVEKVYKSGGLYGEAIDEIIKWLEKAKAIAENEKQANALGLLIDYYTTGDLKTWDDYNVAWVEATEGNIDYINSFIEVYNDPKGYRGSYENIVQIKDFDMSKKMSVLENEVQWFEDNSPIMDEHKKDSVVGVTYKTVIVAGEAGDASPSTPIGVNLPNANWIRKEHGSKSVSLGNIISAYESAGGSDKLKEFAHDEEEVQLSEQYGKEADKLHTALHEVVGHASGQMNAGVGETKETLKNYASTLEEGRADLVGLYYLMDPKLEELGLTDDSEKLGKAAYNDYIRNGLMTQLVRIEPGQDIEEAHMRNRQWVSKWVYEKGQEEGVIEKVEKDGKIYFDIKDYQKLRSLFGDLLKETQRIKSEGDFQAAKDLVENYGVKVDQDIHKQVLDRNSKFKSAPYSGFVNPVLVAEMDENDEIISIKVTQPRSFEEQMLDYSENYSFLTEKKEKEEKEVAKTEE from the coding sequence ATGAATAAAATATTAAGTACCTGCCTTCTAGCATCGGCATTGACTTTCGTTTCCTGTAATGAGGACAAGAAAAATGCAGATAAGGATGAGCAGCAGGAGATCGCGATGAACTCAGATTTTGAGGTAAACGTAGATGAATTTGCAGATATTAAAGTACTGCGCTACCAGATCCCGGGTTGGGAAAACTTAAGTCTGAAAGAGCAGAAATTAGTCTATTATCTTACCCAGGCTGGACTTGCCGGTAGAGATATTATGTGGGACCAGAATTACCGTCATAACCTGGAAATTCGTGAAGCCCTAGAAAATATTTATACAAACTATGAAGGCGACCAGTCTTCAGAAGAATGGAGTTCATTTGAAACTTACCTCAAAAGAGTATGGTTCTCGAACGGGATTCACCATCATTATTCCAATGCGAAGATCAAACCTGAATTCAGTAAGGAATATTTTGATACGCTCTTAAAAGAAAGCAATACCGAACTTACAGGTGAAGCTTACGAAGTAATCTTCAATGATAAGGATGCGAAAAAGGTAAATCTTAATGAAGCTGATGGTTTACTGGAAGGTTCTGCCATCAATTTCTATGGTCCTGATGTAACTGCTGCGGAAGTGGATGCATTCTACGCCAAAAAGAAATCTCCAAATCCTGATAAACCACTTTCTTACGGACTTAATTCCAAGCTTGTAAAGGAGAATGGGAAACTGGTAGAGAAAGTTTATAAGAGTGGCGGACTTTACGGCGAAGCGATCGATGAGATCATTAAATGGCTGGAAAAAGCAAAAGCTATTGCCGAAAATGAAAAGCAGGCAAATGCTTTAGGTCTTTTAATTGATTACTACACTACCGGAGACCTGAAAACCTGGGATGATTACAACGTTGCCTGGGTAGAAGCTACAGAAGGTAATATTGACTATATCAACAGTTTTATAGAAGTTTATAATGATCCAAAAGGTTACAGAGGATCTTATGAAAATATCGTTCAGATCAAGGATTTCGATATGTCTAAAAAGATGAGCGTTCTTGAGAATGAAGTGCAGTGGTTCGAGGATAACTCGCCAATTATGGATGAGCATAAAAAAGATTCTGTAGTAGGGGTAACTTACAAAACCGTGATCGTTGCTGGTGAAGCAGGTGATGCATCTCCAAGTACGCCAATTGGTGTAAACCTTCCAAATGCGAACTGGATTCGTAAAGAGCATGGAAGTAAATCTGTTTCTTTAGGAAACATCATTTCTGCTTACGAAAGTGCTGGTGGATCAGATAAACTGAAGGAATTTGCACATGATGAAGAAGAAGTACAACTTTCTGAACAATACGGGAAAGAGGCAGATAAGCTACATACTGCATTGCACGAAGTAGTTGGTCACGCTTCAGGACAAATGAATGCTGGTGTTGGAGAAACCAAGGAAACTCTAAAGAACTATGCATCTACACTTGAAGAAGGTCGTGCAGATCTTGTAGGTCTTTATTACCTGATGGACCCAAAACTGGAAGAACTTGGACTTACCGATGATTCTGAAAAACTGGGGAAAGCTGCTTACAACGATTATATTCGTAATGGATTGATGACTCAGTTAGTAAGAATTGAGCCGGGTCAGGATATTGAAGAAGCTCATATGCGTAACAGGCAATGGGTGAGTAAATGGGTTTACGAAAAAGGTCAGGAAGAAGGAGTTATTGAAAAAGTTGAAAAAGATGGTAAGATCTATTTCGATATCAAGGACTACCAGAAGCTACGTTCCCTTTTCGGAGACCTGCTTAAGGAAACTCAGAGAATCAAGTCTGAAGGTGATTTCCAGGCGGCAAAAGACCTGGTAGAAAACTACGGTGTAAAGGTAGATCAGGATATTCACAAACAGGTATTGGACAGAAACTCCAAATTCAAATCGGCTCCATATAGTGGATTCGTGAATCCTGTTTTGGTTGCTGAAATGGATGAGAATGATGAAATCATTTCGATCAAAGTAACTCAGCCAAGATCTTTCGAAGAGCAGATGCTTGATTATTCTGAAAACTATAGTTTCTTAACTGAAAAGAAAGAAAAAGAAGAAAAAGAAGTTGCTAAAACTGAAGAGTAG
- a CDS encoding dipeptidase, which translates to MDSIKSYLEEHKDRFVDELKELLKIPSISADANYKEDMLKAAEAVKQSLLDAGCDTAEVAPTPGHPVVYAEKIINKDLPTVLVYGHYDVQPPDPLDLWNSPPFEPVVQKTAIHPEGAIFARGACDDKGQMYMHVKAMEYMTKNDELPCNVKFMIEGEEEVGSEHLDWYIKENKEKLQNDVILISDTGMISKDTPSITTGLRGLSYVEVEVTGANRDLHSGLYGGAVANPLKVLSEMISKLTDDNNHITIPGFYDNVENLSDEERSKMAEAPFSIEEYKEKLDIRDVHGEEGYSTLERGSIRPTLDVNGMWGGYIGEGAKTVLPSKAYAKISMRLVPNQDHKEITELFTKHFESLAPDSVRVKVKPHHGGYPYVTPIDTIGYQAASAAYEETFGKTPIPQRSGGSIPIVSLFEKELDSKIILMGFGLDTDAIHSPNEHFGIWNYLKGIETIPWFYKHFTEMSKK; encoded by the coding sequence ATGGATTCTATAAAATCATACCTCGAAGAACATAAAGACAGATTTGTCGATGAATTAAAGGAATTATTGAAAATTCCTTCGATATCTGCAGATGCAAATTACAAGGAAGACATGCTGAAGGCTGCGGAAGCTGTGAAGCAAAGTCTACTGGATGCTGGTTGTGATACTGCAGAAGTTGCACCAACTCCAGGTCATCCTGTCGTATATGCTGAAAAGATCATTAACAAAGATCTTCCAACGGTGCTTGTATATGGGCATTACGATGTACAGCCACCAGATCCATTGGATCTATGGAATTCTCCGCCTTTTGAACCTGTTGTGCAAAAAACCGCTATTCATCCTGAAGGGGCAATTTTCGCTCGCGGTGCATGTGATGATAAAGGACAGATGTATATGCATGTAAAAGCCATGGAATACATGACCAAAAATGATGAATTGCCATGTAATGTGAAATTCATGATCGAAGGTGAGGAGGAAGTAGGAAGTGAGCACCTGGATTGGTATATTAAGGAGAACAAGGAGAAACTTCAGAATGATGTGATCCTGATCTCTGATACCGGAATGATCTCCAAAGACACCCCATCTATCACAACCGGTCTACGCGGACTATCTTACGTAGAAGTGGAAGTGACCGGAGCGAACCGGGATCTGCATTCTGGCCTTTACGGTGGTGCGGTAGCAAATCCTCTGAAAGTCTTAAGTGAAATGATCTCCAAACTTACGGACGATAATAATCATATTACCATTCCAGGCTTCTATGATAATGTAGAAAATCTTAGTGATGAGGAACGCTCGAAAATGGCAGAAGCACCTTTCAGTATTGAGGAGTATAAGGAAAAGCTGGATATCAGGGATGTTCATGGAGAGGAAGGATATTCTACGCTGGAGAGAGGTTCTATCAGGCCAACTCTCGACGTAAATGGAATGTGGGGTGGTTATATAGGTGAAGGAGCCAAAACAGTACTTCCATCGAAGGCTTACGCAAAAATATCCATGCGACTGGTTCCTAATCAGGATCACAAAGAAATTACCGAATTGTTCACAAAACACTTTGAAAGTCTGGCACCAGATAGTGTTCGAGTGAAAGTGAAACCTCACCATGGCGGCTATCCATATGTAACTCCAATAGACACGATAGGTTACCAGGCGGCCAGTGCAGCCTATGAGGAGACTTTCGGAAAAACGCCAATCCCGCAGAGAAGTGGGGGAAGTATTCCCATTGTATCCCTGTTTGAAAAAGAACTGGATAGTAAGATCATCCTGATGGGCTTTGGTCTGGATACAGATGCGATCCATTCTCCTAACGAGCATTTCGGAATATGGAATTATCTAAAAGGTATTGAAACCATCCCATGGTTTTACAAACATTTTACTGAAATGAGTAAAAAATAG
- a CDS encoding TolC family protein gives MNTYIVSAICGCLFYVVGFSQDKNIGELLNEIEQNNIELKAYQSLIDGQKLQNKSGNNLPDPQLSGYYLPFGDHQTDDYTEFEISQSFEFPSVYAARNKWNNLRAEQLQAAYGEKRQEILLKAKKGLIELFILQKRKTIEDERKKQSQEVYEQMQELFNREQVGILDLNKSKVAWIQEQFVVEQLEAEIQNQRTALQALNGNQPLGLDNLQFNIPFQIQTVADLWNEKLAKDPKLLELKAYEAAAQQNVQLEKNKLLPDLSLGYNYQGVNGNNYSGVYGGLTIPLWNSKNRVKAAQANYEYQQSNTQVEQQMLYAKLQQEYNQYQLLLNKYTEYQDTIETLNSEDLLFKAYSLGEYSFLEYYMEVQFYRDATDRMLQMEKQLQLLQAQLLIHQL, from the coding sequence ATGAATACATACATCGTGTCCGCGATATGCGGATGCCTGTTCTATGTTGTCGGTTTCTCACAAGATAAAAATATAGGGGAGCTACTCAACGAAATAGAACAGAACAATATAGAGCTGAAGGCCTATCAATCTCTTATCGATGGCCAAAAGCTTCAAAACAAGAGTGGCAACAATCTGCCCGACCCACAGCTTTCAGGATACTATCTGCCTTTTGGCGACCATCAAACCGATGACTACACCGAGTTTGAAATATCACAATCCTTTGAATTTCCTTCGGTATATGCAGCCCGTAACAAGTGGAACAACCTAAGAGCAGAACAGTTGCAGGCAGCCTATGGCGAAAAACGCCAAGAAATACTGCTAAAGGCAAAAAAAGGGCTTATAGAACTCTTTATACTTCAAAAGCGAAAAACCATTGAAGATGAACGAAAGAAACAAAGCCAAGAGGTGTATGAACAAATGCAAGAACTTTTTAACAGAGAGCAAGTCGGCATTTTAGACCTCAACAAATCTAAAGTAGCTTGGATTCAGGAGCAATTTGTGGTGGAACAACTGGAAGCGGAAATCCAAAATCAAAGAACGGCTTTGCAGGCTTTGAATGGAAATCAACCGCTTGGGTTGGACAATCTGCAATTCAATATTCCATTTCAAATACAAACCGTAGCCGATTTATGGAATGAGAAATTGGCCAAAGACCCCAAGCTTTTGGAGCTAAAAGCTTATGAAGCCGCGGCACAGCAAAACGTCCAGTTGGAAAAAAACAAACTACTGCCGGACCTTTCATTGGGTTACAATTACCAAGGGGTCAACGGCAACAACTATTCGGGTGTTTATGGAGGGTTGACCATTCCTTTATGGAACAGTAAAAACAGGGTAAAAGCGGCACAAGCCAATTACGAATACCAGCAGTCCAACACACAAGTTGAACAACAAATGCTATATGCCAAATTACAACAAGAGTACAATCAGTATCAATTGTTGCTAAACAAGTACACGGAATATCAGGACACCATAGAAACCCTAAATAGTGAAGATTTGCTCTTTAAAGCCTACAGCTTGGGAGAATACTCGTTTTTGGAATACTATATGGAAGTGCAATTCTATCGGGACGCAACCGATAGAATGTTGCAAATGGAAAAACAGTTACAGCTTTTACAAGCACAATTATTAATACATCAGTTATAA
- a CDS encoding efflux RND transporter periplasmic adaptor subunit, giving the protein MKKYLIIVLAFMAVACKQNHEDEHVHNADGSHVGEETPRLDYTLWTDNTELFVEFPALIVGQPSRFAAHFTVLDNHQPVREGSVTVSLIKGDKGLRTTADAPSSPGIFSPTIQPKEAGVHQLVFDLSTPQYSDNIVIKDVMVYPNLEEAQKAIGNAGEEAPISFLKEQAWKIDFQTAQATKGEIYDVITSSGVWKPAQGSVKTMVATANGTVNFTATNLTEGMEVKQNQLLLNVSSQGLANNNLSAEVASAKAKFEQAQSEYNRKKELYESKIIPKSEFEKVQSNYAIAKSQYQSIASGVSGGSKQIRAPFNGFIRTVNVSNGDYVDQGAVLISVATDESKVLKSQVAPTYGLTMQNIKGMWYQTETGDWKNISDSEGEILSISKDVERENPLISVFAKVNDVINVPDGSLTQVQIAMGDGEQTTLVPESALLEDYGNYSVVLQLGGESFERRPITIGKRNGKNVEVLKGLEVGDVVVTTGAYQVKMASMSGTTPAHGHDH; this is encoded by the coding sequence ATGAAAAAGTATTTAATAATTGTGCTTGCCTTTATGGCAGTAGCTTGTAAACAGAATCACGAAGATGAACACGTCCACAATGCTGACGGGAGCCACGTAGGCGAGGAGACCCCGAGATTGGATTATACATTGTGGACGGACAATACCGAACTCTTTGTTGAGTTCCCGGCATTGATTGTCGGGCAACCCAGCAGATTTGCCGCTCACTTTACAGTTTTGGACAACCACCAACCCGTACGCGAAGGCTCGGTAACGGTCAGCTTGATAAAAGGAGACAAAGGTTTGCGAACCACAGCAGATGCCCCTTCTTCCCCAGGAATTTTTTCACCCACCATTCAGCCGAAGGAAGCGGGTGTACACCAATTGGTTTTCGACCTTTCCACACCGCAATACAGCGACAACATCGTGATTAAAGACGTGATGGTCTATCCCAATTTGGAGGAAGCCCAAAAAGCGATAGGCAATGCTGGAGAAGAGGCACCCATTTCCTTTTTAAAGGAACAGGCCTGGAAAATCGATTTCCAAACGGCGCAGGCCACAAAAGGGGAAATTTACGATGTCATCACTTCATCGGGTGTTTGGAAACCTGCTCAAGGTTCTGTAAAAACGATGGTCGCCACGGCCAATGGGACGGTCAATTTTACCGCGACCAACCTGACCGAAGGGATGGAAGTGAAACAAAACCAATTGTTGTTGAACGTGAGCAGTCAGGGATTGGCGAACAATAATTTGAGTGCCGAGGTCGCTTCCGCGAAAGCGAAATTTGAACAGGCCCAATCAGAATACAACCGAAAAAAGGAACTCTACGAAAGCAAAATCATTCCAAAGTCAGAGTTTGAAAAAGTACAGAGCAACTATGCGATTGCCAAATCACAATATCAGTCCATCGCTTCGGGCGTTTCGGGTGGTAGCAAGCAAATCCGTGCACCCTTTAATGGTTTTATCAGAACCGTGAATGTATCCAATGGTGACTATGTGGACCAAGGCGCTGTCTTGATAAGTGTAGCTACTGATGAGTCCAAAGTGTTGAAATCACAGGTGGCACCCACCTATGGCCTGACGATGCAAAACATCAAGGGGATGTGGTACCAGACTGAAACAGGTGATTGGAAAAACATTTCAGATTCCGAGGGCGAAATATTGTCCATTTCAAAGGATGTAGAAAGGGAGAATCCGTTGATATCCGTCTTTGCCAAGGTCAACGATGTTATCAATGTTCCCGACGGCAGCTTGACCCAGGTTCAGATTGCAATGGGCGATGGAGAGCAAACAACCCTGGTACCCGAGTCGGCACTTTTAGAAGATTATGGGAATTACTCGGTAGTTCTGCAACTCGGTGGCGAAAGTTTTGAAAGACGACCCATAACCATCGGGAAGCGCAACGGTAAAAACGTGGAAGTCTTAAAAGGCTTGGAAGTTGGCGATGTGGTAGTCACTACAGGAGCCTATCAGGTAAAAATGGCATCAATGTCCGGTACCACACCGGCACACGGACACGACCACTAA